Below is a genomic region from Armatimonadota bacterium.
TCCTCCATCGCCAGCGTCACCGCTTTACCAAAGTTGTCTCGATCAACGCAAAGCGCCTCGCCGCCCGGAACCGAGTGCTCCTCAGCAAGTCGCAAGACTAGCGACCCAAGCGCATTCATTTCAACCTTGAGTTGCCCGGCTGGCGATGTAGGAGACTTTGACTTTAGAGAGTTCGAGCAAACCAGCTCGGCAAAGAAGTCAGTCGTGTGCGCCGGAGTGCGCTTCACTGGTCGCATCTCGTAAAGCCGAACCGAAATTCCGCGAGAAGCCAACGCCCAAGCCGCTTCGACACCGGCGAACCCAGCGCCAACAACGGTAACCATCAACCCAAAACTCCATGCGCTGACTTCTCGCCGATCTGGCTCAGATGAGAAACATCGTCGTATCGTATCAACCGGAACCGTCCATCCGCCATCCGTTCAAACTCGGTCACTCCGCCATTTGAGAATTTAAAGGATGCCGCCATTTCGACCGTTCCGCCCAACAACCTGGCACATAGCAACGAGGACGTTCCGCCGTGTGAAACCACTGCCGTATCAAAAAGCGTCTCGCTGAGCCTTTGATGAATTGATTCCAGGCGGTTCCAAACATCTCGTTTAGATTCTCCCCTGGGCGGAGTCACGTCGGGGTGATCGCCAGCCGCGATAAATCTACGCCGAACCTCAAGATAGTCATCTCCCTCCCACTCGCCGAAGCCTTGCTCTCGCAAGAGTGGATCGGTCTTTACCGAGCCTCCGATTGCCAGGGCGGTCTGGTGAGCGCGTTTAAGGTCCGACGCCAAAACCAGTCCAACCGAAGCATTGGCAAAGAACCGCCCGACGCCATCGGCCTGGGCTATACCTACTTTATATAAAGGAATATCCGTATGCCCCTGAGCGCGTTTGTCGACGTTCCAAGCAGTCTGTCCGTGACGAACCAGGAAAACGCGAATTGAAGGTAACACGGAGACCAGTTTACTTTGCGCTCGCAAACTCCCAGCCCACTGCTGTAGGCTGAGAGCCGAATGCTGACGGGTACCTCAGCCCTTCTTCAGCTTCGAAGCGTACTTCTGTCGGAACTTCGTCACCTTCGGCGAAACCACGTAGGCACAGTAACCAGCGTTCATCTTTGACTTCTCTGCTTCAGAAGCCTTCTCATATTTGGCGAAATAGTTCTGGTGATACTCTTCGGCACGCTGGTAGTTCGTTAGCGGTTCAATCGTCGTTACGATCTTATTGGAGTAGAGCTTCTCAGCCGTGATCTCCTTGATCACGTTCTCGGCGAGCTTCTTTTCTTCACTCGAGGAATAGAAAATCACCGAGCGGTACTGGGTGCCTGAGTCCGGGCCTTGGCGGTTCAGTGTGGTCGGGTCGTGCGAGACGAAGAACATTTTCAGGATGTCCGCCGAGGAGATTTCATCGGAGTGGTAGAAGACCTTGACGACTTCCGCGGCGCCAGTTCGACCGGTACAGACCTCTTCATAGGTCACTGGGAAAACGTGCCCGCCGGCGTAGCCGCTTTCGACCTTCTCAACGCCCTTCAGGTCTTCCAGCACTGCTTCAACGCACCAGAAGCAACCACCGCCAATCACTAATTCTTTCAAATCCATTCGTTTCTTTACTCCGTTTTGCCCAAAACTGGCTCCAGCTACCGCGAGGGTGAGTGCCAGACCAATTGCCTTCACAATTCGACGACCCATGATACTGTTCATACGATGGGAATAGGCGCGAAAGTTCGATAAAGTTCCCTCGTTGCAGCGGCTAAACTACAGGCATCATGCAAAACTATCAGCCCGCCATTGACGCAGCCTGGGAGGAGAGAGACTCTATTTCAACTTCTAGTTATCCAGACGGGTTGAAGGACGCCATCGGAAGTGTTCTACACCTGCTCGATTCGGGCCGCCTCCGGGTTTGCGAAAGGATCGACGGAAAGTGGACGACCCACCAGTGGATCAAGAAGGCAGTCTTGCTTTCGTTCAAGCTCTCCAACAACCATGTGTCGGCGGCGGGACCGATGCACTTTTACGACAAGGTGCCGCTGAAGTTTGAGAACTACACTCCGGCTGAGTTTGCAACTCACGGCTTCCGAGTCGTGCCGCCTGCGACAGTTCGGAAAGGAGCGTTTATTGGCAAAAATGCCGTTCTGATGCCTTCCTATGTGAACGTTGGTGCTTACATCGATGAAGGGACGATGGTCGACACTTGGGCAACCGTCGGCTCGTGTGCTCAGATCGGTAAGAATGTCCACCTTAGTGGCGGAGTTGGGATCGGCGGCGTTCTGGAACCGATTCAGGCAAACCCCGTCATCATTGAAGACAACTGCTTCATCGGCGCTAGATCCGAGGTTGTTGAGGGTGTGATCGTCGAAGAAAACTCCGTTCTCTCGATGGGCGTTTTCCTCGGCATGAGCACAAAGATTCTCAACCGCGCGACCGGCGAGATCACCTACGGTCGGATTCCCGCAGGTTCGGTTGTCGTGCCAGGTTCGCTACCTGCAAAGGATGGCTCCCACTCGCTGTA
It encodes:
- a CDS encoding histidine phosphatase family protein — protein: MLPSIRVFLVRHGQTAWNVDKRAQGHTDIPLYKVGIAQADGVGRFFANASVGLVLASDLKRAHQTALAIGGSVKTDPLLREQGFGEWEGDDYLEVRRRFIAAGDHPDVTPPRGESKRDVWNRLESIHQRLSETLFDTAVVSHGGTSSLLCARLLGGTVEMAASFKFSNGGVTEFERMADGRFRLIRYDDVSHLSQIGEKSAHGVLG
- the msrA gene encoding peptide-methionine (S)-S-oxide reductase MsrA — encoded protein: MDLKELVIGGGCFWCVEAVLEDLKGVEKVESGYAGGHVFPVTYEEVCTGRTGAAEVVKVFYHSDEISSADILKMFFVSHDPTTLNRQGPDSGTQYRSVIFYSSSEEKKLAENVIKEITAEKLYSNKIVTTIEPLTNYQRAEEYHQNYFAKYEKASEAEKSKMNAGYCAYVVSPKVTKFRQKYASKLKKG
- the dapD gene encoding 2,3,4,5-tetrahydropyridine-2,6-dicarboxylate N-succinyltransferase translates to MQNYQPAIDAAWEERDSISTSSYPDGLKDAIGSVLHLLDSGRLRVCERIDGKWTTHQWIKKAVLLSFKLSNNHVSAAGPMHFYDKVPLKFENYTPAEFATHGFRVVPPATVRKGAFIGKNAVLMPSYVNVGAYIDEGTMVDTWATVGSCAQIGKNVHLSGGVGIGGVLEPIQANPVIIEDNCFIGARSEVVEGVIVEENSVLSMGVFLGMSTKILNRATGEITYGRIPAGSVVVPGSLPAKDGSHSLYCAVIVKTVDAQTRAKTALNELLRD